In the genome of Cuculus canorus isolate bCucCan1 chromosome 26, bCucCan1.pri, whole genome shotgun sequence, one region contains:
- the LETM2 gene encoding LETM1 domain-containing protein LETM2, mitochondrial, translated as MAASGCSAIRGLVRASFRASHLLVHSSNPYSPAAAFVHLLGSHFHWTCLKANWPPLHRVWLGPALPPSLPGAVPAFHTAACLRQELQDKPLPCHGAVNRGSETAKTPTEQAIETSLGKKSLRQRIVNELKHYYNGFHLLWIDTKVAARMVWRLLHGQVLTRRERRRLLRTCADLFRLVPFLVFIIVPFMEFLLPVFLKLFPEMLPSTFETESKKEEKQRKKLNAKLELAKFLRETIAEMAKRNKADTGQGKQFSSYVHQIRHTGHQPSTQEIVRFSKLFEDELTLEHLERPQLVALCKLLELQPIGTNNLLRFQLLLRLRTIKADDEMIAKEGVNGLSVSELQSACRARGMRSLGLSEEQLKEQLGQWLDLHLKENVPPSLLLLSRALYLIDIKPQSVPIPQNKRGEAAEMVTPVPEGQETLVDPAPVVQGRKNEDFVSQPTDKLPISTVSIQPSPREAKMEASQSSKAGANGA; from the exons ATGGCCGCCTCCGGGTGTAGCGCGATCCGCGGCCTAGTCCGGGCGAG CTTCAGAGCCTCTCACCTCCTTGTGCACTCCAGTAATCCGTactctccagcagctgcttttgtcCACTTACTGGGCTCTCATTTCCACTGGACTTGCTTAAAAGCCAACTGGCCACCACTGCACCGTGTGTGGCTGggccctgccctgcctccctCGCTGCCCGGAGCTGTGCCAGCGTTTCACACGGCTGCCTGCTTGCGTCAGGAGCTCCAGGACAAACCTCTGCCCTGTCATGGTGCCGTAAACAGGGGCAGTGAGACGGCTAAAACCCCAACAGAACAAGCCATAGAGACTTCCCTGGGGAAGAAGTCTTTACGCCAGAGAATCGTGAATGAACTGAAGCACTATTACAATGGATTCCACCTGCTCTGGATTGACACCAAGGTGGCTGCCAGGATGGTGTGGAGGCTGTTACATGGTCAGGTCCTCACACGGAGGGAGAGACGAAGG CTGCTGAGAACCTGCGCAGATCTCTTCCGGCTGGTTCCATTCCTGGTGTTCATCATTGTCCCCTTCATGGAGTTCCTGTTACCTGTATTCCTGAAGCTCTTCCCTGAAATGCTGCCCTCAACATTTGAGACGGAATCAAAAAAG gaagaaaagcagagaaagaaattaaatgcaaagcTGGAGCTGGCAAAGTTCCTGCGGGAGACGATTGCAGAGATGGCCAAAAGGAACAAAGCGGATACAGGACAAGGGAAACAATTCTCCTCTTATGTGCACCAG ATCCGTCACACCGGCCATCAGCCGAGTACCCAGGAGATCGTACGCTTCTCCAAGCTGTTTGAGGACGAGCTGACCCTGGAGCACTTGGAACGGCCGCAGCTGGTAGCTCTTTGCAAATTGCTTGAGCTGCAGCCCATCGGCACCAACAACCTGCTCCgctttcagctcctgctgagaCTCAGAACTATCAAGGCTGATGACGAA ATGATTGCCAAGGAAGGAGTCAATGGCCTAAGTGTGTCTGAGCTGCAGAGTGCATGCAGAGCCAGAGGAATGCGGTCGTTGGGTCTCTCGGAAGAGCAACTAAAAGAACAGCTTGGACAG TGGCTGGATCTGCATTTAAAAGAGAACGTTCcaccttctctgctcctgctttccCGTGCCTTGTACTTAATAGACATAAAGCCACAATCTGTTCCCATTCCACAAAACAAG AGGGGCGAAGCTGCTGAAATGGTGACGCCTGTTCCTGAAGGTCAAGAGACTCTGGTGGATCCTGCTCCTGTTGTGCAGGGAAGAAAG